A region of Chiloscyllium plagiosum isolate BGI_BamShark_2017 chromosome 37, ASM401019v2, whole genome shotgun sequence DNA encodes the following proteins:
- the LOC122541583 gene encoding zinc finger protein 239-like isoform X2: MGEKAFTCDVCNKSLSSSSTFLVHQRIHTGEKPFKCRQCGKSFSQSSKLRGHQRVHTGEKPFRCKVCDKSFSQSEYLHTHQRVHTGEKPFRCEVCDRSFSQSGYLHVHQRIHTGEKLFKCEVCDKSFSQSGNLRLHQRIHTGRKLYKCRMCDASFSQAEVLHSHKSIHIAEKLFKCDVCNKSFPSSSGLLIHQRIHTGEKPFRCEVCDKCFSQSGQLHVHHRIHTGEKLLKCELCDKSFPTSSRFLLHQRIHTGEKPFRCEVCDKSFSSSSNLRTHQRVHTGEKPFSCKVCDKPFSQSGYLRVHQRIHTGEKLFMCEVCDKSFPTSSGLLIHQRIHTGEKPFRCQSSHRRTVFPNHCLSQQSLPQTSPTIWPIILRRSMHL; this comes from the exons ATGGGGGAAAAAGCATTCACATGTGATGTGTGCAACAAATCATTGTCATCGTCATCAACCTTCCTCGTCCACCAAcgtattcacacaggggagaagccattcaaatGCAGGCAGTGTGGTAAATCATTCTCCCAATCATCAAAGCTTCGTGGACACCAACgtgtccacacaggggagaaaccattccgaTGTaaggtgtgtgacaaatcattctcacagtCAGAATACCTCCATACACACCAGCGTGtccacacaggagagaaaccGTTCAGGTGTGAGGTTTGTGATAGATCATTCTCACAGTCAGGATACCTCCACGTTCACCaacgtattcacacaggagagaaattATTCAaatgtgaggtgtgtgacaaatcattctcacaaTCAGGTAACCTCCGCTTACACCAACGTATTCACACAGGACGGAAATTGTATAAGTGCCGGATGTGTGATGCATCATTCTCACAAGCAGAAGTCCTCCACAGTCACAAAAGCATCCACATTGcagagaaactgtttaagtgtGATGTGTGCAATAAATCATTTCCAAGTTCATCAGGACTTCTGATCCACCAGAGAATCcatacaggggagaaaccattccgatgtgaggtgtgtgacaaatgCTTCTCACAGTCAGGACAGCTGCATGTACACCAtcgtattcacacaggagagaagtTGTTGAAGTGTGAgctgtgtgacaaatcattcccCACTTCATCGAGATTCCTGCTCCATCAGagaattcacacaggggagaaaccattccgatgtgaagtgtgtgacaaatcattctcatcATCATCAAACCTCCGCACACACCAACGtgtccacactggagagaaaccctTCAGTTGTAAAGTGTGTGACAAACCATTCTCTCAGTCCGGATATCTGCGCGTACACCAAcgtattcacacaggggagaaattGTTTatgtgtgaggtgtgtgacaaatcgTTCCCCACTTCGTCAGGACTCCTGATCCATCAGAGGATTCATACGGGGGAGAAACCATTCCGATGTCAG AGCTCACACAGGAGAACTGTCTTTCCAAACCATTGTCTGTCTCAGCAAAGCCTGCCTCAAACCTCTCCCACCATCTGGCCAATAATTTTAAGAAGATCAATGCATCTTTGA
- the LOC122541583 gene encoding zinc finger protein 271-like isoform X1 → MGEKAFTCDVCNKSLSSSSTFLVHQRIHTGEKPFKCRQCGKSFSQSSKLRGHQRVHTGEKPFRCKVCDKSFSQSEYLHTHQRVHTGEKPFRCEVCDRSFSQSGYLHVHQRIHTGEKLFKCEVCDKSFSQSGNLRLHQRIHTGRKLYKCRMCDASFSQAEVLHSHKSIHIAEKLFKCDVCNKSFPSSSGLLIHQRIHTGEKPFRCEVCDKCFSQSGQLHVHHRIHTGEKLLKCELCDKSFPTSSRFLLHQRIHTGEKPFRCEVCDKSFSSSSNLRTHQRVHTGEKPFSCKVCDKPFSQSGYLRVHQRIHTGEKLFMCEVCDKSFPTSSGLLIHQRIHTGEKPFRCQVCEKSFSHSGNLRLHQRVHTGEKPFRCGVCDKSFSQAGYLRTHQHIHTGEKPFRCEVCDKSFTQAGYLRIHQNVHTGDKLFKCEVCEKSFPTSSRLLFHQRIHTELTQENCLSKPLSVSAKPASNLSHHLANNFKKINASLTRSPNITRRRVLQRITSSIEVSNQLTAGCSVGLGHRTRSSFHSHQTTSDDITSAEGL, encoded by the exons ATGGGGGAAAAAGCATTCACATGTGATGTGTGCAACAAATCATTGTCATCGTCATCAACCTTCCTCGTCCACCAAcgtattcacacaggggagaagccattcaaatGCAGGCAGTGTGGTAAATCATTCTCCCAATCATCAAAGCTTCGTGGACACCAACgtgtccacacaggggagaaaccattccgaTGTaaggtgtgtgacaaatcattctcacagtCAGAATACCTCCATACACACCAGCGTGtccacacaggagagaaaccGTTCAGGTGTGAGGTTTGTGATAGATCATTCTCACAGTCAGGATACCTCCACGTTCACCaacgtattcacacaggagagaaattATTCAaatgtgaggtgtgtgacaaatcattctcacaaTCAGGTAACCTCCGCTTACACCAACGTATTCACACAGGACGGAAATTGTATAAGTGCCGGATGTGTGATGCATCATTCTCACAAGCAGAAGTCCTCCACAGTCACAAAAGCATCCACATTGcagagaaactgtttaagtgtGATGTGTGCAATAAATCATTTCCAAGTTCATCAGGACTTCTGATCCACCAGAGAATCcatacaggggagaaaccattccgatgtgaggtgtgtgacaaatgCTTCTCACAGTCAGGACAGCTGCATGTACACCAtcgtattcacacaggagagaagtTGTTGAAGTGTGAgctgtgtgacaaatcattcccCACTTCATCGAGATTCCTGCTCCATCAGagaattcacacaggggagaaaccattccgatgtgaagtgtgtgacaaatcattctcatcATCATCAAACCTCCGCACACACCAACGtgtccacactggagagaaaccctTCAGTTGTAAAGTGTGTGACAAACCATTCTCTCAGTCCGGATATCTGCGCGTACACCAAcgtattcacacaggggagaaattGTTTatgtgtgaggtgtgtgacaaatcgTTCCCCACTTCGTCAGGACTCCTGATCCATCAGAGGATTCATACGGGGGAGAAACCATTCCGATGTCAGGTATGTGAAAAATCATTCTCACACTCAGGAAACCTCCGCTTACATCAACGTGtccacacaggagagaaaccattccGATGTGGGgtatgtgacaaatcattctcacagGCAGGATACCTCCGTACACACCAACATATTCATACAGGAGAGAAACCCTTCAGGTGTGAAGTGTGTGACAAATCGTTCACACAGGCAGGATACCTCCGCATACACCAAAATGTCCACACAGGAGACAAATTGTTTAAGTGTGAGGTGTGTGAAAAATCATTCCCCACTTCTTCGAGACTTCTGTTCCATCAGCGGATTCATACAG AGCTCACACAGGAGAACTGTCTTTCCAAACCATTGTCTGTCTCAGCAAAGCCTGCCTCAAACCTCTCCCACCATCTGGCCAATAATTTTAAGAAGATCAATGCATCTTTGACCAGATCACCAAACATCACCAGACGAAGGGTCCTGCAGAGGATCACTTCAAGTATAGAAGTTTCTAATCAGCTCACTGCAGGATGTTCAGTGGGACTGGGACACAGAACaagaagcagctttcactccCATCAAACAACTAGTGATGACATCACCAGTGCTGAGGGATTATGA
- the LOC122541622 gene encoding zinc finger protein 271-like, whose product MCNKALSKALMLMDDQHMYTREKPFKGEIFNQDFGGQSDLVNYQHICTGKKALTCEMCEKSISSSSELHIHQRIHTGVKPFMCEVCNKSFSSSSNLRKHQRIHKAEKPFQCEVCDKSFTHSGTLRRHQHIHTGEKLFKCEVCCKSFSNSSRLLLHQRIHTGDKPFTCEVCDKSFSDSSNLRRHQSIHTGEKPYRCEVCDKSFPSSSRLLLHHSTHTGDKLFTCKVCHKSFSQSSSLHTHQRVHTGEKPFTCDVCIKSFSNSSTLRRHQRTHTGEKPFTCEVCDKSFSRSWNLLLHQKIHTG is encoded by the coding sequence ATGTGCAACAAAGCTTTGTCAAAGGCATTGATGCTGATGGATGACCAACACATGTACACCAGGGAGAAGCCATTCAAAGGCGAGATATTTAACCAGGATTTTGGAGGGCAATCAGACCTGGTGAATTATCAGCACATTTGCACAGGGAAAAAGGCATTGACGTGTGAGATGTGTGAAAAATCTATCTCCTCATCATCAGAACTCCACATACACCAGCGTATTCATACAGGGGTGAAACCATTCATGTGCGAAGTATGTAACAAATCATTCTCGTCATCGTCAAACCTCCGCaaacaccaacgcattcacaaAGCAGAAAAACCATTTCAGTGTGAGGTGTGTGATAAATCATTCACACACTCAGGAACTCTTCGCAGACACCAACatattcacacaggggagaagttGTTTAAGTGCGAGGTGTGTTGCAAATCATTCTCCAATTCATCAAGACTCCTGCTCCATCAGAGGATTCACACAGGGGACAAGCCATTCACATGTGAAGTCTGTGATAAATCATTTTCGGATTCATCAAACCTCCGTAGGCATCAAAGCATCCATACTGGGGAGAAACCATATCGGTGCGAGGTATGTGACAAATCATTCCCCAGTTCATCAAGACtcctgctgcatcacagcactcATACAGGGGATAAACTATTTACCTGCAAGGTTTGTCACAAATCATTCTCACAGTCTTCAAGCCTACACACACATCAACGCGTCCACACAGGCGAGAAACCCTTCACTTGTGATGTGTGTATCAAATCATTCTCAAATTCATCAACTCTCCGCAGACACCAACGcactcacacaggggagaaaccatttacATGTGAAGTGTGTGATAAATCGTTTTCGAGGTCCTGGAACCTTCTGCTCCATCAGAAGATCCACACAGGGTAG